AGGAGCAGCCGTGGAAGGGCACAGGGCACGggtgcagggccagcaggaggagctgccagtcctgccccacacagggacaggggctgccctggcatCCCACACGTCTGGGTGTGTCTGCACAGGGctgccagcacccccaggtcctggCGGGGTGTGAGGGCAGTGAGCAGCAACCCTGCTCTTCCTGGGCTAGATCTTGGGTGGGAGGGGTGGGAATACAGGAACAGAGgatttagatgggatactggggaaggaattcttccctgtgagggtggggaggccctggcagctggcagagaagctgtggctgccccatccctggaagtgtcccaggccaggttggacagagcttggagcaacctggactaatggaaggtgttcctgtcTTTCCCTCATGCCTGAGGttgcagcagtgctgagcaggTCGTTCCTGTGCTGCCAGGAAAGCTGGCTTGTCCAGAAGAGCTCTGGGCATCTCTGAAGGCCAGTGGGGATGCAGTGCTGCTTCCCTGAGCCTCATCCCCACCCCAGCTGCCTCTCCGAAGGGCAGTTTGCAGCTCTTCTGTTGCTTCCTGGCTTTGTGGGGAGTATCAGAGGTGAAACAACTGGTTTTTGCTGGTTTCCCTTGTGCTGAGCACCCTTTCCCTCATCAGCCTGTTGGGCTTGCTGAAGCAGCAGCCTGCCTGGGACCTCCAGGCACTAgttcaaataaaaacacagtgaTGGGAACTTCCAGGGAGTAAGTTCGTGGGAGTGTTCAAACACTGCTGAACcctacagggaaaaaataccCTATTCTAGCAGTCGGAAACATGGTGTTAGagatggggtttggggtgtctgagctgcagcctgggctgtgaAACACAGCTCTGGTGCTGCCAGGAGGCCatgctcctgcagctgggactcacctggctccctgctgTGCTCCTCTTCCCTAGGATGGGCCTGGATTCTACACCACCAGGTGCCTGGGGCCGATGCTGTCGGAGGTGGTCCGAGTCCTCCAGGTGAGTGTCCACCAAATAGTCGTGGAAACTCTGCTTCTTccctggccagggctgggcccagcctggctgtgggcaggaggggaggtggGTGACCAGCCCTGGGGTCGTGGTTGTCCCCAGCCTGCCCCTGGCTCCTGTTGCAGTCCCACAGCCTGCGGGGCTGCTCGCAGCGCATGGCCCCAGAGCAGTGAGAGCTCTCTGCCCCACGCTGGCTGTCCAGGACCTCACCCCTACATCCCATCGCTTCCCCTTCTATCCTGCAGGAGGGCATTGACCCAAAGAAGGTGGATGCCATCTCCACAGCCTTCGGGTTCCCGGTGGGAGCTGCCACGCTGATCGACGAGGTGGGCGTGGACGTGGCCACGCACGTGGCCGAGGACCTGGGCAAGGCCTTCGGGGAGCGCTTCGGGGGAGGCAGCATCGACCTCTTCAAGCTCATGGTGCAGAAGGGCTTCTTAGGTGAGGGGCTGAGCTGTTTCCACCTGAAGGGTTTCCCCCTTTGCCCCAGAGAAAGCACCGGCGTCcgtcagcctctcctgcctcGGGAGAACAGCCCTGGGAATGGGTCAGGAGTCCCTCCCACAGAAACGGTGATGGACCGTTTCTTCTGGACCTAGAGAAGGCATTAGGGCCTGGCACAGTGGCAGCATCTTGCCAAGGGGTCAGGTGGAGGTGGGTCCCTTCCCTCTGGCCGTGCCCTGCAGTGCAGGGTGCTGGAGGATGTGCCGTGGGAGTGCAGGAAGCGGAGCTGCGGGGAGATCAGAGGCGAAGGTGTCAGGAGGGAATGGGACACATGGCAGGATGTGACTCGGCTCCTTTCATCCCCGGCAGGTCGCAAGGCAGGGAAAGGCTTTTATGTTTACCAGGAGGGAGTGAAGAACAGGAGTGTGAATTCCGGCATGGATGAGATCTTGGCACAGTTCAGGGTGCCGGCGAATCCTGATGTGTGAGTactgggagaggctgagggggggggtcagagcctgcccagctcagagcctgcccagctcctggagcccctctgctctggagccaggctgggagagctggggatactcacctggagaagagaaggatccagggagacctgagaaccccttccagggcctaaaggagctccaggagagctggagagggacttgggacgagggctggagggacaggacccagggaatggcttcccactgccagagggcagggagagatgggagattgggaaggaattcttccctgtgagggtggggaggccctggcacaggtgtgtctgcccctggatccctggaagtgtcccaggccaggttggagggggcttggagcaccctgggctggtggaaggtgtccctgcccatggcagggggtggcactgggtgatatttaaagtcccttccaacccagacgAGTCTGGCATTCCATGACATTGCCCAACACAGAGCCTGATCAAGCCTTTGCCTTTATTCCACATCCATCTCCACACAATCCTGAGTGATGTGCTCCAGGGGGCCCTGCCTGATCAGGGGGCTTGAACCAGACAAGCTCCAGTGGCCCCTCCCACCTCgaaccattccatggttctgaTGTGCCCACTTAGGACACGTCCCAGCACTTactcctgcccctcctgaggacagggacacttccagggagacCATTTCCCCCCCGTGCCAACCTGGGGTGCTctgcccccgccgccgcccccctgGCCAGCCCTGACAGGCTCTGTCCCCGCAGCTGCTCGGACGAGGACATCCAGCTGCGCCTGGTGACGCGCTTCGTGAACGAGGCggccctgtgcctgcaggaggGCATCCTCAGCAACCCCATCGAGGGGGACATCGGCGCCGTCTTCGGCCTGGGCTTCCCGCCCTGCCTGGGAGGTGAGTGCCCTGGGCTTGGctccagaatcacagaatcagctgggttggaagggacctccgagatcatcaagtccagtccttgatccaaccccgctgtggttcccagcccatggcactgatgccacatccagtctcttcttaaaaacctccagggatggagaatccaccacttccctgggcagcccattccaatgtctgagcaccctctctgcaaagaaattctttctaatgtccaacctaaccctcccctggcacagcttcagacccagccctcttgtcttgctgatggttgcctgggaaaagagaccaaccccccccggctcccccctcctgtcagggagttgtagacagtgaggaggtctcccctgagcctcctcttctccaggctgagcccccccagctccctcagcctctcctcacagcacttgtgctccagtcccttccccagcctaGTTGCCgtcctctggacctgctccagagcccctcaatgtccttcctgagctgagggcccagaactggacacaacactccaggggtggcctcaccagcgctgagtccaggggaagaatcacttccttggacctgcttCACCCCGGGCTGTGGCCGTGTGGCAGGGCAGGAGTTAAGGCCGGGTTTGAGCTGCAGCCTTaaggaaacggcctcaagttgtttaggttggatattaggggaAATGTCTTCCTTGGAAAtggttgtccagccctggcacagctgcccagggcagtggtggagtccccgtccctggagggatttaaaagccctgtggatgtggcacttggggacatgggtcagtggtggccttggcagtgctgggggatggttggactcgatgtcttagagggcttttccaacctaaataattctttGACTCTGTCTCCTGCCACTGCCACTTGCCTGGGTGGGCAGGGGTTGTGTTGGAGCCCAAGGACCCACCTTTACCTGCTGCCCTCACTGATACAGCAGAGCTGGTAACCTCAGCCGTGCTTTTCCAGCCAAGGGACTTGCTGGGCCCAGCCAGGACCACGGACCAAGTTCCCTGGGACCCAGCTGTGACCTGGCTGGGTGGCCATGGCTGTGGCCTGGGCCGTGGATGAGGCACGACCTGGGGGGttgggtcacagctggaggccaCCACAGGCTCTTGGGCACGAGGTGGTGCTTCTGCCACAGGCCTGGTGCTTTCCCTCCTTGAGCCAAGCTcaggctgtgggagcagccccAAGGGACTTCCTATGAGAGCATGgggtggcaggacaagggggaatgggttcaGACTTTCAGAGGGCAGGttcagatgggatattgggaaggaattgttggctcggagggtggggaggccctggcacagttgcccagagaagctgtggctgcccctggatccctggaagtgtccaaggccaggttggacaggcttagtggaaggtgtccctgcccaaggcaaggggttggaatgagaggagctttaaggtccctttccaGAACCATCCCACGATTCTGTGATTATCCACGTCCCAGCTTGTGGGGTCAGCCTCTGCCCAGTGCCAGTGGGCAGCGAGCAGGGCCCTGGCTTACCCTGACAAGAGACTTGGGGGTCTGTCAGCCCCTTGGTGCCCGTCCCTCCCGTGCCAGCGCCGTGTCCCTGTGCCCGCAGGTCCCTTCAGGTTCGCCGACTCCTATGGAGCCCGGCAGCTGGTGGACAAGCTGCGCAAGTACGAGGCCGTCTATGGCTGCCAGTTCACGCcgtgccagctgctgctggaccaCGCCAACAGCCCCAGCAAGAAATTCCACCAGTGAGGGACCCGCTGACGCGCCCACAgctccccggggccgccccAGCGCTCCCGACACCCCGTTGTCCGTAGGTTAATCTCCAAAGccctgggggaggaaggggaggagggaggggggcacCAGGCTGCCTCATGGCTTGTAGTCATTTCAAGTGCCTTATCAGCCACTGTGTGTTGGGCACCTCCGTCCCGTGCCAGCCTGGGCCAGCCTCTCCGTGCTGGAGAGGGGATTTCTGCTGCCTTCGCCTCCATGCTGCGGCCTCCAGAGCTCCCAGTCTGGCCAGTAGCATCCAGCACGTGGCTGGAGCCGAGGCCTTGCCTTTCCATAGACATCTACCAAAATAAAGCCCCGTCTCCCGGGTTTGGACTCCATGCCTGCTTCTCCTCCCGTGTCCCTGGGCAGCACCGAGGGAGAAGAGTCGGGAATAAAAGCAtccaggcactgccctgggatCCCCTCCCAcggaggggctgcagggctcaCAGAGGGGCTGTCGGAGGGGCAggttggcagcagagcagggtggcaGCTCTGTCACCTCTGCCATCACTCgggggctgtgaggagcctCTGGCTCCGTCTGGCCCTGAGCGCTGCCGCGGGCGATCCCGGTGGGTGATCCCGGCAGATGGACCCGCCTGTAATTGCAGAGCGAGCAGCCAAAGGCCAGAAGGGTCCCCCGTGGGGAGAGCTCAAGTTAAACTAAAAGGTTTTAAATCTCTGGGCACCTGTCACTGGCCCACCCCCCCCTTCCATCCCTGGCTTCCTTTCCAGCTTCCAGCCGTTCTCCTGCgccgtggcagggctgggcccgggaggggctgctctgcctgtcGCCTCTCTGCTGGTTTCTCAAAGCCCCAGGGCAAAACAGCTCCACGAGTAACATCTTCCCTTGAAGGGGCACGAGCCCCTTCACAGGTGGGAGGGGTCTGCAAGGATGGGAGAGACCCCCAGAGCCTCCCtccccccctgtgccctctttccctcttccccaaGCAAGGGCCTTCTCCAGCAGCTCGTTACTCCCGTACGTTTATTGTGCTAATCCACAAGGATTAAGTTAAACCAGTCAACGCAAAATCCAGTGTTTTCCAGCCCGTTGGGGCCAAAATTACTGTCCAGTGTTAAAATGGGAAGGGGGGAGGGCTGGGCAATGGGGCCGAGCTTCTGGGGGAGGAGAACCCCCTGACGCCGCCCCATcggagcagggacaggaacGGGGCGAGGTCCAAGCGCCTCGGGGACCTCCCGGGGCAGGGGGTCCCCAGCGCGGGGTTAGATCTTGGGGCGCCAGCCCTTGATGAACTGCATGATCTTCTTCACCTGGAGCTTGGTGAGGCGGAAGTCGTCGGCCAGGATCTCCTCGCTGAGCTGCACGAAGATGCTGCCGTCGATGCGCTCGCGGGCGAAGAAGCTCACGACGTCCTCGGAGAGGCCGATGAAGCGCAGGCACTTGGACACCTCCTCCAGCGACAGGGCCGACAGGTCGGCGGGGGGCAGCCAGGCCGGGCCGTccccgccgggccggggggcggcCGCCGAGgcccccccgtccccccgcgccgccggcGGCACCTCGATGACGCCCTGGGCCAGGTACAGGCGGGCCACGCCCTCGGCCCCGCGCAGGACGGCGGGGGACAGCGGGGACGCCCCCCGGATGACGATGCCGTCCCCGTCCAAACCCTTGGGGGGCCGCGGAGGGGCCGCCGGCTCCTCGAGGGGGGCGAAGGGCTccggcgaggaggaggagggggggacgGCCGGGGCCGAAGGTGCTTTGGACCACTCGGGGCTCTCCGGCCACTCGGCCGGGCCGGCGAAGGGGTTGAGGGCCCCGAAGGGGGCAAAGCGCTTTTGGGGGTGCGGGGGCTTGAGGCGGGGGCAGCTGCGGAAGGGCTTCAGGGGCGGGTCGGCCCCCGGCAGCGGCGTGGAGCAGGCGCTGCCCGCCCCGGCGCCCGGCTCGGCGTATGCCCAGGGCTCGGACCAGGAGCCGGGCGGCGGCTGGGCCGCGGCGGGGGGCAGCGGGCGCCCGGGGGGCTCCCCGGCCTTGCAGTCGCCCCAAGTGCAGGGGTAGCAGTACAGGGAGTAGGCGTCGGGCGAGGGCGAACCGCTGCCGCTCCGCGGGGCCGACCTGCCGGGGAAGGGGAGCGTCACCATCGCCCCGTCCCcaccggggaccccccacccccggCTGTCAACCCGCCAGCCCACCCCCGCCCCGGCACCGCCGCGTCCCCGGAGCCACTCACCCGTCGTGGAGCCCCGAGGAGTAGtaggagaggctggggctgggcgAGGGCGCGGGCGCTGCCAGCTTCGGGCAgcgcagcggggccggggggctgcaggggcccgGGGCGCGGCTGCCCCGGGGCGGCACGGGGGGCGCGTTCAGCAGCCGGCACTCCTCCTTCACCTGTAAACGGGGGCGAGCGCCGTCAGACCCCCGGGCACCGCGGCTGGGGGTGATGGCGGGGCTCGGGGGCGGCCGGCCCTGGGGGAGCCGGGAAGCTCTGGGTGCCAGCGGGGAGATCTGGGACCCGTGCGCTGCCTGGCGAGGGAAGCCCCCGAAAATGTGGGTACTCCGTGGTGAAGGGGAGCCTGAAATTTTGGGTGCTGTGTTGTGCAGGGAAGAACCAGAGGATTCGGGTGCCCCGCGGCGCTGGGAAGGCCAAGAGCTTCAGATCCCCCCATggtgcagagccctggggagcGGGGACCCCGCGGCACAAGGGTGTCCCTGAGGATTCGGGTGCCCCGTGGCGatggggagccctggggaaccgGGGACCGAAGAGGATTTGGGTGAccaagcagagctggggagggacccccagacCAGGGGACAGGGTTCGGAGCCCAGAGCCCGGGCGGGGGGTCGGGCTGGCCCTGCCGTGGGACTGGTTGTGCCGTGGGGGTCCCCGAGCCGTGAGCTGGCCGAGGGACTCCCAGGGCTGTCATTCCccacccctggggacagggcCGCGGCTCTTACCGCCTCCGATTTGGGTGGCACCGGGGGCGGGGTGTCCCCGCGGGGCTCGTCCCCGGGGCGGTGCGCGGGGCTCAGCGCGGGGACGGCCCCGAAGGACACCAGGTCCGGCCGGCCGCCGGTGCCGCCCAGCTCGCAGCAACCCTCCGGGCCGGGATTGCTCCAGAGCTCCTCGTAGGGGATCTCCAGCGGCTCCTGAGTCCTGAACTCGGGCTCGGCCCAGTCGGGCGTCATGTACTCGCGGTCGGGGTCGGGGAAGTCGGgcagcggcgggcggggggcggccccgccgagGCCCCGCGGTCCGTGGCAGCGGGCGAGGGGCTCCCGGGGAGGCTCCCGGGAGCCGCAGGCACAGAGGGAGAGGCGCTGGAGGGGCTGGCTGAGCTCGTCGCGGGCGCAGGCGGGCAGGCAGAGCCGCAGGCGCCGCGGGCTGGCACATTCCTCCAGCAAGTCCGGCTTGGCCTCCCGCACGGCCCGCGAGTACTCGTCGGGGTTGAAGCGGTCCTGGCAATACGCGGCGCTGTCCcgcagcagcttctccagctgcgGGTCCCCGGCCAGCAGCCCCTCGGGCAGCTGGAAGCGGGGCATGTCGGTCAGCAGCAGGAAGTGGAAGGGCACCAGCTCGTCGCGGCGCAGGATGCAGCACAGCACCACCGTCTTGGAGATGATGCTGACCAGCTTGTAGCAGTGCCCCTCGCGGATGGCGTGCAGGTCGTAGGGGTTGCGGGCGGGCCGGCTCGGCACGGCCACGTTCACGGGCAGCCGCACCTTCTCGATGATGCTGCGGATGGTGTGCTCGCCCTCCTGCAGCCGCAGCTCCAGCGGGCTGCGCGTGCTGAAGCGGCCCTTGCACTGGAAGGGCAGGCTCAGGCTCTCGTTGGTGCGGTGGTTCATGCAGATCAGACACGGCATCTTGCCCTTCACCTgccgcgcccccgccgccggcgCCGCCTTGCCCAGCTTGCGCAGGAGGGTGTTGAAGCGCGACTTCTCCTTCACGGTCTTGGCGCAGAGGATCTCCGCCTGCCCCATCAGCGTCAGCTCGTCCCCCGCGTTCAGCGTGAAGTTGTAAACCTCGCTGTCCTCGCTGAACTCCCCCGACACCACCTGCCCGGGGCAGCCCGACGGGAGAGAgactcctgctctgccagggccCTCGGCATCCCACCACCACCCCTGATGTCCCACCACTGCCCTGTAATGTCCCACCACCGTCCCTGACATCCCACCACTGCCCTGTAATGTCCCACCACCACCCCTGGCATCCCACCACTACCCTATAATGTCCCACCACCACCCCTGATGTCCCACCACTACCCTGTAATGTCCCACCACTACCCTGTAATGTCCCACCACTACCCTGTAATGTCCCACCACCACTCCTGATGTCCCACCACTACCCTGTAATGTCCCACCACCACCCCTGGCATCCCACCACTATCCTGGGCTGTAATGTCCCACCACCATCCCTGACATCCCACCACTATGTTGTAATGTCCCACCACCACCCTGATGTCCCACCACTATCCTATAATGTCCCACCACCATCCCTGTTGTCCTGCAACCTACCCCTGACATCCCACAATTACCCTGTAATGTACCCTGCTGTCCTATTGTTCTCTCCTGACACCCCATCAGTGACCCACAGAGTCCCACCACACCCCCTGACACCCCACCACCATCCCCTGATGTCCCACCACCATCCCCTGACGTCCCACCACCATCCCCTGACGTCCCACCACCATCCCCTGACgtcccaccaccaccccctgacgtcccaccaccaccccctgACACCCCACCACCATCCCCTGGTGTCCCACCATCCTCTCTTGATGTTCCACCACTGAGCTCTTCTTTCCCCACACCCCTTATTTCCACCACCCTGCCCTGATGTCCCACCACTGCCCCCACTGTCCCACAACCTACTCCTG
This DNA window, taken from Pseudopipra pipra isolate bDixPip1 chromosome 3, bDixPip1.hap1, whole genome shotgun sequence, encodes the following:
- the GAREM2 gene encoding GRB2-associated and regulator of MAPK protein 2 — translated: MEKLAAGLARLRWSPAALPLDAIVSQCRLPTLVCLGQGERVEGVTAQDVLLVHSCRQWTTVTAHSLEEGHYVIGPKIDIPLQYPGKFKLLDQDRDIREPVQYFNSVEEVASTFPDRIFVMEAITFSVKVVSGEFSEDSEVYNFTLNAGDELTLMGQAEILCAKTVKEKSRFNTLLRKLGKAAPAAGARQVKGKMPCLICMNHRTNESLSLPFQCKGRFSTRSPLELRLQEGEHTIRSIIEKVRLPVNVAVPSRPARNPYDLHAIREGHCYKLVSIISKTVVLCCILRRDELVPFHFLLLTDMPRFQLPEGLLAGDPQLEKLLRDSAAYCQDRFNPDEYSRAVREAKPDLLEECASPRRLRLCLPACARDELSQPLQRLSLCACGSREPPREPLARCHGPRGLGGAAPRPPLPDFPDPDREYMTPDWAEPEFRTQEPLEIPYEELWSNPGPEGCCELGGTGGRPDLVSFGAVPALSPAHRPGDEPRGDTPPPVPPKSEAVKEECRLLNAPPVPPRGSRAPGPCSPPAPLRCPKLAAPAPSPSPSLSYYSSGLHDGSAPRSGSGSPSPDAYSLYCYPCTWGDCKAGEPPGRPLPPAAAQPPPGSWSEPWAYAEPGAGAGSACSTPLPGADPPLKPFRSCPRLKPPHPQKRFAPFGALNPFAGPAEWPESPEWSKAPSAPAVPPSSSSPEPFAPLEEPAAPPRPPKGLDGDGIVIRGASPLSPAVLRGAEGVARLYLAQGVIEVPPAARGDGGASAAAPRPGGDGPAWLPPADLSALSLEEVSKCLRFIGLSEDVVSFFARERIDGSIFVQLSEEILADDFRLTKLQVKKIMQFIKGWRPKI